The window AACGTCGACTTCGAAAGTGTATTTCTTATCGGCCATTAAATCAGTAGAACGTTCAGTAATAACGGGGCGCTTAATGATATCGCGAGCATCCATTATGCAAGCACCTCCTCTACTTTTTCAACTGCTGCTTTAGTCATGATTAACTTATCATGATTTAAAACATCTAATACATTAATTCCGTTAGCTGTAAGGACTGTTACACCAGGAAGGTTGCGAGCAGATAATGCTACATTCTCATCTAGGTCAGCAGTAACAATTAGCGCCTTAGAATTAACTGAAAGTGCATTTAGTACACCTTTAAAGTCTTTTGTTCTTGGAGTATCGAAAGCAAGACTTTCTAATACCATTAGGTTAGCATCTAACACTTTAGATGATAACGCAGATTTGATTGCTAAGCGACGAACTTTTTTTGGTAATTTGTAGCTGTAGCTACGTGGTACTGGTCCAAATACAGTACCGCCTCCACGCCATTGTGGTGATCTGATAGATCCTTGACGAGCACGTCCAGTTCCTTTTTGACGCCATGGTTTACGTCCACCGCCAGCAACTTCTGAACGGATTTTAGTTTTATGTGTACCTTGACGTAGTGATGCTCTTTGCATTACTACAGCTTCGAATAGCACATGTTGGTTAGGTTCAATTCCAAATACTGATTCATTAAGTTCGATTTCACTTACTTTTGAACCGTTTTGGTTGAATAAATCAACTTTCGGCATTCTAATTTCCTCCTTTCCAATTTAATTACTTTGCTTTAACCGCACTTTTGATTTTTAATAGAGCTTTTT of the Bacillus tuaregi genome contains:
- the rplD gene encoding 50S ribosomal protein L4, with amino-acid sequence MPKVDLFNQNGSKVSEIELNESVFGIEPNQHVLFEAVVMQRASLRQGTHKTKIRSEVAGGGRKPWRQKGTGRARQGSIRSPQWRGGGTVFGPVPRSYSYKLPKKVRRLAIKSALSSKVLDANLMVLESLAFDTPRTKDFKGVLNALSVNSKALIVTADLDENVALSARNLPGVTVLTANGINVLDVLNHDKLIMTKAAVEKVEEVLA